A single genomic interval of Tautonia marina harbors:
- a CDS encoding DUF1559 domain-containing protein, with translation MRRTNVPRGFTLIELLVVIAIIGVLIALLLPAVQSAREAARRAQCVNNFKQMGIALHNYHDTMGSFPIGRMGVGYTYPPTVTGVPQRRTWAFSVLPYMEQTNLFGAINFDLPFYFAQNTTVIRTPLSMFQCPSDSPSIQEPDTPYPRGKGNFAANWGNTHFWQDERPTEPNGLNPWNTGPLGVQGMPVGAVDLRFTGAPFMGNRATGLRNFRDGTSNTILIGEVIMGANAAGGAYDHRGDIFNDDLNCTMFNTYTPPNSQIPDWMGGDANGRPWCSFGLIGGVPPCTGGQPSFNAARSRHPGGVNVLLGDGSVRFVKNTVDVMTWRAIGSPAGGEVISADNF, from the coding sequence ATGCGACGAACCAATGTGCCTCGCGGCTTCACGCTGATCGAATTGCTGGTCGTCATCGCCATCATCGGTGTGCTCATCGCGCTGTTGCTGCCTGCTGTGCAGTCAGCCCGCGAAGCGGCTCGCCGAGCCCAGTGCGTGAACAATTTCAAGCAGATGGGCATCGCGCTACACAACTATCACGACACCATGGGCTCGTTCCCCATCGGGCGGATGGGGGTCGGGTACACCTACCCGCCGACCGTCACCGGGGTGCCCCAGCGACGGACCTGGGCGTTCAGCGTTCTGCCTTACATGGAACAGACGAATCTTTTTGGTGCGATCAACTTCGACCTGCCGTTTTACTTTGCCCAGAACACCACGGTCATCCGAACTCCCTTGTCGATGTTCCAGTGCCCGAGCGATTCGCCAAGCATCCAGGAACCCGACACCCCCTATCCGCGCGGCAAGGGGAACTTCGCCGCCAACTGGGGCAACACCCACTTCTGGCAAGACGAGCGACCAACCGAGCCGAACGGCCTGAACCCCTGGAACACCGGCCCGCTCGGAGTTCAGGGAATGCCGGTCGGCGCGGTCGACCTTCGCTTCACCGGTGCGCCCTTCATGGGCAACCGCGCGACCGGTTTGCGGAACTTCCGCGACGGCACGAGCAATACCATCCTCATCGGCGAGGTCATCATGGGGGCCAATGCCGCTGGTGGGGCCTACGACCACCGAGGCGACATCTTCAACGACGACCTGAATTGCACCATGTTCAACACCTACACCCCCCCCAACTCCCAGATCCCCGACTGGATGGGCGGCGATGCCAACGGCCGACCTTGGTGCAGCTTCGGCTTGATCGGCGGGGTGCCCCCGTGCACAGGGGGCCAGCCATCCTTCAATGCAGCCCGGAGCCGGCATCCCGGTGGCGTCAACGTTCTGCTCGGAGATGGCAGTGTCCGGTTCGTCAAGAACACGGTCGATGTGATGACCTGGAGGGCGATCGGCAGCCCCGCCGGGGGTGAAGTGATCAGCGCCGACAACTTCTGA
- a CDS encoding efflux RND transporter permease subunit, translated as MIALLLRARLILFAGTTLALVLLWLFGKEVNYDQSIESFFAADDPNVVAYRQASSQFGNDQFVFIAYHDPDLLTPEGIARVAELSGAIQSAEIEGVVSVQSLDAMPLFWQLDDALLALEKIPEKKRLFLPSRAEVLDLIKQGISGEGGGQWATPTISGALRSTADQPDRLADLRDRITAHPLLLGTLVDRSGTYTALMTRLKSAGEHDVKITVEALRTIADDFAERHDLDRKPAVVGPPVLLADGFRAIEIDGQRLATVGMLLIGAVTLIATRSLWWALVPLIAGWTVWLATSTLLGVLDLKLSLSSGPMIAQIIVLTMPAASHLALHFREDLRRMADRRDAARETLQIVSEPIFWCALTTTIGYGALATSNVMPIRQFGTVLAIATAAAALLTLLISPGAMIPPFRIMEIPVRFGSTSRIAGAMSGLIARVYRRPAPIVFGTLIVVTPLAAGMPYLQYESNYINAFRSSTRVVQDYRFIEEHLGGIGLAGLIVPTEGELTPETLDRIRTLDRAVLEIAPPRNSEGIAYVTSLATVLDPDERLAELDPDRAAWLLSTKLDLISATPQAELLGSFWDPETGWARSMVRLSESQPAPAKIFLFDQAEELAQDRYDDRAYLTGLSHLLTQTTRGVIATQWTTLALATTGILVMLTLAFRGPKLAVLAILPTMLAVGLVLGLMGWLGVKLDLATALVASVALGLSIDDTFHCLLQFRRRRQTQSFEDALFTSYTVTGPGVLLSSLAVALGFTVLWFSEFVPFATFGLMVAIATVGSTIGNIILLPACLSLAHRWRNESGADGFDVLKPEAENITPAQPTSSLHRP; from the coding sequence GTGATTGCCCTGCTGCTCCGGGCTCGACTCATCCTGTTTGCCGGCACAACCCTCGCGCTGGTCTTGCTTTGGCTCTTCGGCAAGGAGGTTAACTACGATCAGTCGATCGAATCCTTCTTTGCCGCCGACGATCCGAACGTGGTCGCCTATCGCCAGGCGTCGTCTCAGTTCGGCAACGATCAGTTCGTCTTCATCGCCTATCACGACCCTGACTTGCTGACTCCCGAGGGGATCGCTCGGGTCGCTGAGCTCTCCGGCGCGATTCAATCGGCCGAGATCGAGGGGGTGGTCTCGGTCCAGTCACTCGATGCCATGCCCCTGTTCTGGCAGCTTGACGATGCACTGCTGGCGCTGGAAAAGATCCCCGAGAAAAAGCGCCTCTTTCTGCCGAGCCGGGCCGAGGTGCTCGATCTCATCAAGCAAGGAATCTCCGGAGAAGGGGGGGGCCAGTGGGCCACGCCGACGATCTCCGGCGCCCTGCGATCGACGGCCGATCAGCCCGATCGGCTGGCCGATCTGCGCGATCGGATCACCGCGCATCCGTTGCTCCTCGGGACGCTCGTGGACCGATCCGGCACCTACACCGCCCTGATGACCCGCCTGAAGTCGGCCGGAGAGCATGACGTCAAGATCACCGTCGAGGCACTCCGAACGATTGCCGACGACTTCGCCGAGCGGCACGACCTCGACCGAAAGCCGGCCGTCGTTGGGCCTCCGGTCTTGCTGGCCGACGGCTTCCGGGCGATCGAGATTGACGGCCAACGGCTGGCGACCGTCGGGATGCTGTTGATCGGTGCGGTGACCTTGATCGCCACCCGGAGCCTCTGGTGGGCCCTTGTTCCCTTGATTGCCGGGTGGACGGTCTGGCTGGCAACCTCGACCCTTCTGGGCGTGCTCGATCTGAAGCTCTCGCTCTCCAGTGGACCGATGATCGCCCAGATCATCGTGCTGACGATGCCGGCCGCCAGCCACCTGGCCCTGCACTTCCGCGAAGATCTGCGCCGCATGGCCGATCGCCGCGACGCCGCTCGGGAAACCTTGCAGATCGTCTCCGAACCGATCTTCTGGTGTGCCCTGACGACCACCATCGGCTACGGCGCCCTCGCCACGAGCAACGTGATGCCGATTCGACAGTTCGGCACCGTGCTGGCCATCGCCACCGCGGCGGCGGCCTTGCTGACCTTGCTCATTTCTCCCGGAGCGATGATCCCCCCGTTCCGGATCATGGAGATCCCGGTCCGATTCGGCTCGACCTCCCGGATCGCCGGGGCGATGAGCGGCTTGATCGCTCGGGTCTATCGACGCCCCGCGCCGATCGTTTTCGGCACCCTGATCGTCGTGACGCCCCTGGCCGCCGGGATGCCGTATCTGCAATACGAATCGAACTACATCAATGCTTTTCGATCCTCGACCCGAGTGGTCCAGGACTACCGCTTCATCGAGGAGCATCTGGGAGGGATCGGCCTTGCCGGCCTGATCGTTCCGACCGAGGGAGAGCTCACGCCGGAAACCCTCGACCGGATCCGGACCCTCGACCGCGCCGTGCTGGAGATCGCCCCGCCTCGCAACAGCGAAGGAATTGCCTACGTCACCTCGCTCGCCACGGTGCTCGATCCGGATGAACGCCTGGCGGAACTCGACCCCGATCGGGCCGCCTGGCTCCTCTCGACGAAGCTCGACCTGATCTCGGCCACGCCCCAGGCCGAGCTGCTCGGGAGCTTCTGGGACCCGGAAACCGGCTGGGCCCGCTCGATGGTCCGCCTCTCCGAGAGCCAGCCGGCCCCGGCCAAGATTTTCCTGTTCGACCAGGCCGAGGAACTTGCCCAGGATCGCTACGACGATCGGGCGTATCTAACCGGCCTCTCCCACCTCTTGACGCAAACCACCCGAGGAGTGATCGCAACCCAGTGGACAACCCTGGCCCTGGCGACCACTGGCATCCTGGTCATGCTCACGCTCGCCTTCCGGGGGCCGAAACTGGCCGTGCTGGCCATCTTACCGACCATGCTGGCGGTGGGTCTGGTGCTCGGGCTGATGGGATGGCTCGGCGTGAAACTCGACCTGGCCACGGCCCTGGTGGCGAGTGTCGCGCTGGGTTTGTCGATCGACGACACCTTTCACTGTCTGCTCCAGTTCCGCAGAAGGAGACAGACCCAGTCGTTCGAAGACGCCCTGTTTACCAGCTACACCGTGACCGGGCCGGGAGTCTTGCTGTCGAGTCTTGCCGTGGCGCTCGGGTTCACAGTCCTCTGGTTTAGCGAGTTCGTGCCGTTCGCCACCTTCGGGTTGATGGTCGCCATCGCCACGGTCGGCAGCACGATCGGCAACATCATTCTGCTTCCCGCATGCTTGAGCCTGGCCCATCGGTGGCGCAACGAATCGGGTGCAGACGGCTTCGACGTTCTCAAACCCGAGGCCGAAAACATCACCCCTGCGCAACCGACTTCGTCACTCCACCGCCCCTGA